A window of the Microbacterium sp. AZCO genome harbors these coding sequences:
- a CDS encoding monovalent cation/H+ antiporter complex subunit F, producing MNILLIAICVVFAASALVALYRIVVGPSILDRAVASDVLLTLVMCALGAEMAINHHTRTLPVLLIIAAIGVFGSISIARWVARRDGDGNG from the coding sequence GTGAACATCCTCCTCATCGCCATCTGCGTCGTGTTCGCGGCATCGGCGCTCGTCGCGCTCTATCGCATCGTGGTGGGACCGTCGATCCTCGACCGCGCCGTCGCCTCCGACGTGCTGCTGACCCTCGTCATGTGCGCCCTCGGCGCCGAGATGGCCATCAATCACCACACGCGGACGCTGCCCGTGCTTCTCATCATCGCCGCGATCGGCGTCTTCGGGTCGATCTCGATCGCCCGCTGGGTGGCCCGAAGGGACGGTGACGGCAATGGGTGA
- the mnhG gene encoding monovalent cation/H(+) antiporter subunit G: MGDLDALAGSLLDPRGILDWISLVLILIGALLCLTAAIGLVRFRDVPSRLHAATKPQVLGLILICLAIALSLRSWPVVAFLVPIVLIQLATAPLSAHMVGRQAYRNGTIDRASLLVDELAESSETPPAAGG; encoded by the coding sequence ATGGGTGATCTCGATGCGCTCGCCGGCTCGCTGCTCGATCCCCGCGGCATCCTGGACTGGATCTCCCTCGTGCTGATCCTGATCGGGGCGCTGCTGTGCCTCACCGCGGCGATCGGCCTCGTGCGCTTCCGCGACGTGCCGAGCCGCCTGCACGCCGCGACCAAGCCGCAGGTGCTCGGACTGATCCTCATCTGCCTCGCGATCGCGCTGTCGCTGCGGTCGTGGCCCGTCGTCGCCTTCCTCGTGCCCATCGTGCTCATCCAGCTCGCGACGGCGCCGCTCTCGGCGCACATGGTGGGGCGCCAGGCGTACCGCAACGGCACGATCGACCGCGCCTCGCTGCTCGTCGACGAGCTCGCCGAGTCGAGCGAGACCCCGCCCGCCGCCGGCGGCTGA
- a CDS encoding penicillin acylase family protein: protein MSKPVSGPVPVQAPRTRSVGRTIGIIAFGLVALVLLTGALGAGYGVWTIQRSFPQLSGELRLAGLDDEVTVQRDRLGIPVITASDSHDLLFAQGYVHAQDRFWEMDFRRHVTAGRLSELFGKSQLATDRFLRTLGWHDIAEQEVDALDDTTRGYYDAYADGVNAYLADHSGADASLEYAVLGLQNPGYEIEPWTPADSVAWLKAMAWDLRENIDDETERALMAPDFTAEQLTELYPGYPYDRNPVIVPTITPMAAPAALTTGVGPAEAAPASAESASIEWSTVQGVVAAVSTLVGGAAEGIGSNSWVVSGDLTESGMPLLANDPHLGAAMPSVWHQIGLRCEKVSESCPFDVSGFGFSGMPGVIIGHNADIAWGFTNLTTDVTDLYLEKVEGDRYWRDGALVPLETRHEKIEVAGGKAVDLEIRSTVHGPIVSGLTPDFDAIAADPYQGTDGTTSPPVGAPDSGEYAVALQWTALQPGTTASAIFALDTAKDFDGFRAAAALFDVPAQNLIYADTAGNIGYQAPGRLPIRGAGDGSMPQPGWDSAYDWKGWIPFDELPVAYNPAEGYIVTANNAIVGPDYPYFLTRDWDYGWRAARITELLQRAVSKGPVTADDMRDIQADDRFGMGMRLSAVYDSVRTGDDDVDAALALLRTWDADNDAESAAAAYANVLWDELVRNIFVRGREHPAPLSNQSRMTLVVDRLLDDPSSPWWVNPGLDVSDQEDMLERTAEGAYKRLVKMQGDDPDRWNWGDLHALTLTNGSFGKSGIAPIEWLFNRGPYPVSGGSSMVDATGWTLGEGFETITVPSMRMIVDLSDFDDSRWNHLTGESGHAFHPNYTDQTETWQRIEQTPWVFSPEAVTAATTDTLTLVPAS from the coding sequence ATGTCGAAGCCCGTCTCCGGCCCTGTGCCGGTCCAGGCCCCCCGCACGCGCTCGGTCGGGCGCACGATCGGCATCATCGCCTTCGGCCTCGTCGCGCTCGTGCTTCTGACGGGAGCGCTCGGGGCCGGATACGGCGTCTGGACGATCCAGCGGTCGTTCCCGCAGCTGTCCGGCGAGCTCCGCCTCGCCGGGCTCGACGACGAGGTCACGGTCCAGCGCGACCGACTCGGCATCCCGGTCATCACGGCGTCCGACAGCCACGACCTCCTCTTCGCGCAGGGGTATGTGCACGCTCAGGACCGTTTCTGGGAGATGGACTTCCGCCGGCACGTCACGGCGGGGCGGCTGTCGGAGCTGTTCGGTAAGTCGCAGCTCGCGACGGACAGGTTCCTGCGCACCCTCGGCTGGCACGACATCGCGGAGCAGGAGGTGGACGCGCTCGACGACACGACGCGCGGGTACTACGACGCGTACGCCGACGGCGTGAACGCCTACCTCGCCGACCATTCCGGCGCCGACGCGTCGCTCGAGTACGCCGTCCTCGGGCTGCAGAATCCGGGCTACGAGATCGAGCCGTGGACGCCGGCAGACTCGGTCGCGTGGCTCAAGGCGATGGCCTGGGACCTCCGCGAGAACATCGACGACGAGACCGAGCGTGCGCTCATGGCGCCCGACTTCACGGCCGAGCAGCTCACGGAGCTGTACCCCGGCTACCCGTACGACCGCAATCCCGTCATCGTCCCGACCATCACGCCGATGGCGGCCCCGGCCGCGCTCACGACAGGCGTGGGGCCGGCCGAAGCGGCGCCGGCCTCCGCCGAGTCCGCGTCCATCGAGTGGTCGACGGTGCAGGGGGTCGTCGCTGCCGTGTCGACGCTCGTGGGCGGGGCGGCCGAGGGGATCGGCTCGAACTCCTGGGTCGTCTCCGGCGATCTGACGGAGTCCGGGATGCCGCTCCTCGCCAACGACCCGCACCTCGGTGCCGCGATGCCCAGCGTCTGGCACCAGATCGGACTGCGCTGTGAGAAGGTCTCCGAGTCGTGCCCCTTCGACGTGTCGGGCTTCGGCTTCTCCGGGATGCCGGGCGTCATCATCGGCCACAACGCCGACATCGCGTGGGGCTTCACCAACCTCACGACCGACGTCACCGACCTCTACCTCGAGAAGGTCGAGGGCGACCGGTACTGGCGCGACGGCGCACTCGTGCCGCTCGAGACCCGTCACGAGAAGATCGAGGTCGCGGGCGGCAAGGCGGTCGACCTCGAGATCCGGTCGACGGTGCACGGTCCGATCGTCTCGGGGCTCACGCCCGACTTCGACGCCATCGCCGCCGACCCGTACCAGGGCACCGACGGCACGACGTCACCGCCCGTCGGGGCGCCCGATTCTGGCGAGTACGCCGTCGCACTGCAGTGGACCGCCCTGCAGCCCGGCACGACGGCATCCGCCATCTTCGCGCTCGACACCGCGAAGGACTTCGACGGCTTCCGCGCGGCGGCCGCGCTGTTCGACGTGCCCGCGCAGAACCTCATCTACGCCGACACCGCCGGCAACATCGGCTACCAGGCGCCGGGTCGGCTGCCCATCCGCGGCGCAGGCGACGGATCCATGCCCCAGCCCGGCTGGGACTCCGCGTACGACTGGAAGGGGTGGATCCCCTTCGACGAGCTGCCCGTCGCGTACAACCCGGCTGAGGGCTACATCGTCACCGCCAACAACGCGATCGTCGGGCCCGACTACCCCTACTTCCTGACGCGGGACTGGGACTACGGCTGGCGCGCCGCACGCATCACCGAGCTGCTGCAGCGCGCTGTCTCGAAGGGGCCCGTCACCGCCGACGACATGCGGGACATCCAGGCCGACGACCGCTTCGGCATGGGCATGCGGCTCTCCGCCGTGTACGACTCCGTGCGCACGGGGGACGACGACGTGGATGCCGCGCTCGCACTGCTTCGCACGTGGGATGCCGACAACGACGCCGAGTCGGCGGCGGCGGCCTACGCGAACGTGCTGTGGGACGAGCTCGTGCGCAACATCTTCGTGCGCGGGCGGGAGCATCCCGCGCCCCTGTCCAACCAGAGCCGCATGACGCTCGTGGTCGACCGGCTGCTCGACGACCCGTCGTCCCCGTGGTGGGTGAACCCGGGCCTCGACGTCTCGGACCAGGAGGACATGCTCGAGCGCACGGCGGAGGGCGCCTATAAGAGGCTCGTGAAGATGCAGGGCGACGACCCCGACCGCTGGAACTGGGGCGACCTGCACGCGCTGACGCTCACGAACGGGTCGTTCGGAAAGTCGGGCATCGCGCCGATCGAGTGGCTCTTCAACCGCGGCCCCTACCCGGTGAGCGGGGGCAGCTCGATGGTGGATGCCACCGGCTGGACCCTCGGCGAGGGCTTCGAGACGATCACGGTTCCGTCGATGCGCATGATCGTCGACCTGTCCGACTTCGACGACTCGCGCTGGAACCACCTCACCGGCGAGAGCGGCCACGCCTTCCACCCGAACTACACGGACCAGACCGAGACGTGGCAGCGGATCGAGCAGACCCCCTGGGTCTTCTCGCCCGAGGCCGTGACGGCGGCGACGACCGACACGCTGACGCTCGTCCCGGCATCCTGA
- a CDS encoding YhgE/Pip domain-containing protein → MKIPAMIAAELRRLTATRMSIIALVALLLVPVLYGGLYLWANQDPYGRFSEIPVALINEDAGATAGAEATVDSAGAVTEASTDQNYGERIADELLDGGAFDWKAMTSAQAARALEEGSVDFTVVIPADFSDALASVAGDEPRQATIELETNDANNYLASTIGAQAVEKIRSSVAELVAKEAAGRLLTGISDIRVQLVEAADGAAQLADGAQQASDGAQQLASGSAQLADGTATLADGAHRVAGGAEQVAAGTATIAGYADRAGAAVQTATDALPRARADIATTLAEQGLDQTQIDAVLAKLDPVADDLRQGNTTVQTAVGKVDALAAGAAQVSAGAAQVASGADAAASGASQLSGGASILAGGLGTLADGTAQLRDGLDAGVAAIPDSSAALRDAQAKAISDPVAVESGKLASAADYGAGLAPFFAALAGWIGIYALFLIVKPISRRAVTALHSPLRVTAAGWLTPALLGGLQMTALFGILAFALGFGFANPLGTLGVMVLASFTYAAVILALNVWLGSVGQFLGLVLMVVQLVTAGGTFPWQTLPAPLGSLHQVLPMGFVVDAMRQLMYGGDLARVGTDVLALLSWMLGGLVLAAVGVTRMTHFRTLRDLQPSLIG, encoded by the coding sequence GTGAAGATCCCCGCCATGATCGCGGCGGAGCTCCGCCGCCTCACCGCGACGCGCATGTCGATCATCGCGCTCGTCGCGCTGCTCCTCGTGCCCGTGCTCTACGGCGGGCTGTACCTCTGGGCCAACCAGGACCCGTACGGCCGATTCAGCGAGATCCCGGTCGCGCTCATCAACGAGGATGCCGGGGCAACGGCCGGCGCCGAGGCCACCGTCGATTCCGCCGGTGCCGTCACCGAGGCATCCACTGATCAGAACTACGGCGAGCGCATCGCCGACGAGCTGCTCGACGGCGGCGCGTTCGACTGGAAGGCCATGACGTCGGCCCAGGCGGCGCGGGCGCTCGAGGAGGGCAGCGTCGACTTCACTGTCGTGATCCCGGCCGATTTCTCCGACGCTCTCGCGTCCGTCGCCGGCGATGAACCGCGACAGGCGACGATCGAGCTCGAGACGAACGACGCCAATAACTACCTCGCCTCGACGATCGGCGCGCAGGCGGTGGAGAAGATCCGATCATCCGTCGCGGAGCTCGTCGCCAAGGAGGCCGCGGGCCGCCTCCTGACCGGGATCTCCGACATCCGCGTGCAGCTCGTGGAGGCGGCCGACGGCGCCGCACAACTCGCCGACGGCGCCCAGCAGGCGTCCGACGGCGCGCAGCAGCTCGCGTCCGGCTCTGCTCAGCTCGCCGATGGCACCGCGACCCTCGCCGACGGGGCTCACCGCGTCGCCGGCGGCGCAGAGCAGGTCGCCGCGGGCACCGCGACGATCGCCGGCTACGCGGATCGCGCCGGCGCCGCCGTGCAGACCGCGACCGATGCGCTCCCCCGGGCCCGCGCCGACATCGCGACGACCCTCGCGGAGCAGGGCCTCGACCAGACGCAGATCGACGCCGTGCTCGCCAAGCTCGACCCCGTCGCCGACGACCTCCGCCAGGGCAACACGACGGTGCAGACCGCTGTCGGCAAGGTCGACGCCCTCGCCGCGGGCGCGGCCCAGGTCTCCGCGGGGGCGGCGCAGGTCGCCTCCGGCGCCGACGCGGCGGCGAGCGGTGCGTCCCAGCTCAGCGGCGGCGCATCCATTCTGGCCGGCGGCCTCGGCACGCTCGCCGACGGCACGGCGCAGCTGCGCGACGGCCTCGACGCCGGCGTCGCGGCGATCCCCGACTCCAGCGCCGCGCTGCGCGACGCACAGGCGAAGGCGATCTCCGATCCCGTCGCCGTGGAGTCCGGCAAGCTCGCCTCCGCCGCCGATTACGGCGCGGGCCTCGCCCCGTTCTTCGCCGCCCTCGCCGGGTGGATCGGCATCTACGCCCTCTTCCTCATCGTCAAGCCCATCTCGCGCCGGGCCGTGACGGCGCTGCACTCGCCCCTGCGCGTGACGGCGGCCGGCTGGCTCACCCCGGCCCTGCTCGGCGGCCTGCAGATGACGGCGCTGTTCGGCATCCTCGCATTCGCCCTCGGCTTCGGGTTCGCCAATCCGCTCGGCACGCTCGGCGTCATGGTGCTGGCTTCGTTCACCTACGCGGCGGTCATCCTCGCGCTCAATGTGTGGCTCGGATCGGTCGGACAGTTCCTCGGCCTCGTGCTCATGGTCGTGCAGCTCGTCACGGCGGGCGGGACGTTCCCGTGGCAGACCCTGCCGGCTCCGCTGGGGTCGCTCCACCAGGTGCTGCCGATGGGCTTCGTCGTCGACGCCATGCGTCAGCTCATGTACGGCGGAGACCTCGCCCGGGTGGGCACCGACGTCCTCGCGCTTCTCAGCTGGATGCTGGGCGGCCTGGTCCTCGCCGCCGTCGGCGTGACCCGCATGACGCACTTCCGCACGCTGCGCGACCTGCAGCCCAGCCTCATCGGCTGA
- a CDS encoding helix-turn-helix domain-containing protein: MSTPTSTPRRPRRDALENRADIISAATDLIARDPHASIDAIARSAGLSRRALYGHFDDRDALVRAVISIGAQRFNAIALTIDDADARVALARLASLLWREAAHVQVAASIALDEAHVHDTADALAPVRRRLAEIVRAGQDDGTLRTDVAAPTLARLVEEAARAVITRMDASSPEARSLAVRAVLSIAGLSWTESVTLLERHPSLVEDEA, from the coding sequence GTGAGCACACCCACCTCCACTCCGCGACGCCCACGACGCGACGCGCTCGAGAACCGCGCCGACATCATCTCGGCCGCGACCGATCTCATCGCCCGCGACCCGCACGCGTCGATCGACGCCATCGCGCGCTCGGCCGGCCTCTCGCGCCGCGCCCTCTACGGCCACTTCGACGACCGCGACGCCCTCGTGCGAGCCGTCATCTCCATCGGCGCCCAGCGCTTCAACGCCATCGCCCTCACGATCGACGACGCCGACGCCCGCGTCGCGCTCGCCCGCCTCGCCTCGCTGCTCTGGCGCGAGGCGGCGCACGTGCAGGTCGCGGCATCCATCGCCCTCGACGAAGCGCACGTGCACGACACCGCCGACGCACTCGCGCCCGTGCGGCGACGGCTCGCCGAGATCGTGCGCGCGGGCCAGGACGACGGCACGCTCCGCACCGACGTCGCCGCCCCGACCCTCGCGCGGCTCGTCGAGGAGGCCGCGCGAGCGGTCATCACGCGGATGGATGCCTCGTCCCCCGAGGCCCGCTCGCTCGCCGTCCGCGCGGTGCTGAGCATCGCCGGCCTGTCGTGGACCGAGTCCGTGACGCTCCTCGAGCGTCACCCGTCGCTCGTGGAGGACGAGGCGTGA
- the argG gene encoding argininosuccinate synthase, whose translation MSKVLQSLPVGERVGIAFSGGLDTSVAVAWMRDKGAVPCTYTGDLGQPDEDDIAAIPGRALEYGAEVSRLVDCKTALVEEGFVALACGAFHIRSGGKTYFNTTPLGRAVTGTLLVRAMKEDGVDIWGDGSTYKGNDIERFYRYGLLANPALRIYKPWLDADFVTELGGRKEMSEWLVEHGFPYRDSAEKAYSTDANIWGATHEAKTLEHLDVSLETVEPIMGVRFWDSQIEIASEDVTVSFEGGRPVAINGQEFIDPVELVFEANRIGGRHGLGMSDQIENRIIEAKSRGIYEAPGMALLFIAYERLVNSILNEDTLATYHEQGRRLGRLMYEGRWLEPQSLMLRESIQKWVGSTITGSVTLRLRRGDDYTILDTIAAGMSYSPEKLSMERVGDAAFGPTDRIGQLTMRNLDIADSRARLEQYAGLGLIGGPTGALVGRVATGEAGEITEPALPVGAEAEALTEATDAANEGAAFDLGTD comes from the coding sequence ATGTCCAAGGTGCTCCAGTCCCTTCCCGTCGGCGAGCGCGTCGGCATCGCCTTCTCGGGAGGACTCGACACCTCCGTCGCGGTCGCATGGATGCGGGACAAGGGCGCCGTGCCCTGCACCTACACCGGCGACCTGGGCCAGCCCGACGAAGACGACATCGCCGCGATCCCGGGGCGCGCGCTCGAGTACGGCGCCGAGGTCTCGCGACTCGTCGACTGCAAGACAGCCCTCGTCGAGGAAGGCTTCGTCGCCCTCGCGTGCGGCGCGTTCCACATCCGCTCGGGCGGCAAGACCTACTTCAACACCACGCCGCTCGGCCGTGCCGTGACGGGCACGCTGCTCGTCCGCGCCATGAAGGAGGACGGCGTCGACATCTGGGGCGACGGCTCCACCTACAAGGGCAACGACATCGAGCGGTTCTACCGCTACGGCCTGCTGGCCAACCCGGCCCTGCGCATCTACAAGCCGTGGCTCGACGCCGACTTCGTCACCGAGCTCGGCGGCCGCAAGGAGATGAGCGAGTGGCTCGTCGAGCACGGCTTCCCCTACCGCGACAGCGCCGAGAAGGCGTACTCCACCGACGCCAACATCTGGGGTGCGACGCACGAGGCGAAGACGCTCGAGCACCTCGACGTCTCGCTCGAGACCGTCGAGCCGATCATGGGCGTGCGGTTCTGGGACTCGCAGATCGAGATCGCGTCGGAGGACGTCACGGTGTCGTTCGAGGGCGGGCGTCCCGTGGCGATCAACGGCCAGGAGTTCATCGACCCCGTCGAGCTCGTATTCGAGGCGAACCGCATCGGCGGCCGCCACGGTCTCGGCATGAGCGACCAGATCGAGAACCGCATCATCGAGGCCAAGTCGCGGGGCATCTACGAGGCGCCGGGCATGGCACTGCTCTTCATCGCGTACGAGCGCCTCGTGAACAGCATCCTGAACGAGGACACCCTCGCGACGTACCACGAGCAGGGCCGCCGCCTCGGTCGCCTCATGTACGAGGGCCGCTGGCTCGAGCCGCAGTCGCTCATGCTGCGCGAGTCGATCCAGAAGTGGGTCGGCTCGACCATCACGGGCTCGGTCACGCTGCGCCTGCGCCGCGGCGACGACTACACGATCCTCGACACGATCGCGGCCGGCATGTCGTACTCGCCCGAGAAGCTCTCGATGGAGCGCGTGGGCGACGCCGCCTTCGGCCCGACCGACCGCATCGGCCAGCTCACGATGCGCAACCTCGACATCGCGGACTCGCGCGCGCGGCTCGAGCAGTACGCGGGCCTCGGCCTCATCGGCGGCCCGACGGGCGCCCTCGTGGGCCGCGTCGCGACGGGCGAGGCGGGCGAGATCACCGAGCCCGCCCTGCCGGTCGGTGCGGAGGCCGAAGCGCTGACCGAGGCGACGGATGCCGCGAACGAGGGCGCGGCGTTCGACCTGGGCACCGACTGA
- a CDS encoding Pr6Pr family membrane protein gives MGDDTSTQVIIGKVVEMYWSWFRIAAAVTAFSGVVAGFIVNVDRAARQSEVLGDVLANYFSLFTIVSTLLSIAALLAAAAWSLRHPGTTPEPQTIVLALAAVSGPIFLLGLVYNLLLRGLPSAIALGDSAGIALLDKYAAETLHVVMPIYFLLDLLLAPRRRGLPWWALGVLVGYPVAWVTYTMVRGERVANPDGTTPWWYPYPFLDPHIAGGYRSPLLYIAVMTAGFLAIGAMIIAIDRFREKRATRRHTPASGAIVI, from the coding sequence ATGGGGGACGACACATCCACACAAGTCATCATCGGAAAGGTCGTCGAAATGTATTGGTCATGGTTCCGCATCGCTGCGGCGGTGACAGCCTTCTCGGGGGTCGTCGCCGGTTTCATCGTCAATGTCGACAGAGCAGCACGGCAGTCCGAGGTCCTCGGCGACGTGCTCGCGAACTACTTCAGCCTCTTCACGATCGTCTCGACGCTCTTGAGCATCGCGGCGCTCCTCGCCGCCGCGGCCTGGTCGCTGCGGCACCCCGGCACGACGCCTGAGCCGCAGACGATCGTCCTCGCGCTGGCGGCGGTCTCCGGCCCGATCTTCCTGCTGGGCCTCGTGTACAACCTGCTGCTGCGCGGACTGCCGTCGGCCATCGCGCTGGGCGACTCCGCCGGCATCGCGCTGCTCGACAAGTACGCGGCCGAGACGCTGCACGTCGTCATGCCGATCTACTTCCTGCTCGACCTGCTGCTGGCACCGCGCCGTCGCGGACTGCCGTGGTGGGCACTCGGCGTTCTGGTCGGCTACCCCGTCGCGTGGGTCACGTACACGATGGTCCGCGGCGAGCGCGTCGCCAACCCGGACGGGACCACGCCGTGGTGGTACCCCTACCCGTTCCTCGACCCGCACATCGCGGGCGGATACCGTTCGCCGCTGCTGTACATCGCGGTCATGACAGCGGGCTTCCTCGCCATCGGCGCGATGATCATCGCGATCGACCGGTTCCGCGAGAAGCGGGCCACCCGGCGGCACACGCCGGCGAGCGGGGCGATCGTCATCTGA
- a CDS encoding Pr6Pr family membrane protein has translation MTRTPAWARTWALMRAAASLLILAAIVAQAVRTIGGAIDAGRDVATTIVNFFSFFTILSNVVSVVVLAWAAVWFWSRGRRVAAPEPRALATVLACATTNMLVTGVVYNTLLRGIALPQGTTVPWSNEVLHVVGPIFLAADLFLAPRRRALPWRSIAEVLIFPIVWVVYTLVRGPLTTNPTTGAPFWYPYPFLDPNNFDDGYGTVALYVAGIAIAISLFATLVVWVGRRRGKPLTTNR, from the coding sequence ATGACGCGCACCCCGGCCTGGGCTCGGACCTGGGCGCTCATGCGGGCCGCGGCATCCCTCCTCATCCTGGCCGCGATCGTGGCGCAGGCCGTCCGCACGATCGGCGGGGCCATCGACGCCGGGCGCGACGTGGCGACGACGATCGTCAACTTCTTCAGCTTCTTCACGATCCTGTCCAACGTGGTGTCGGTCGTCGTGCTGGCGTGGGCCGCGGTCTGGTTCTGGTCGCGGGGCCGCCGCGTCGCCGCCCCCGAGCCCCGCGCCCTCGCGACCGTGCTCGCATGCGCCACGACGAACATGCTCGTGACGGGCGTCGTCTACAACACGCTGCTGCGCGGCATCGCGCTCCCGCAGGGCACGACGGTGCCGTGGTCGAACGAGGTGCTCCACGTCGTCGGACCGATCTTCCTCGCCGCCGACCTCTTCCTCGCCCCGCGCCGCCGCGCGCTCCCGTGGCGATCGATCGCCGAGGTGCTGATCTTCCCGATCGTCTGGGTCGTCTACACGCTCGTGCGCGGCCCGCTCACGACGAACCCGACGACGGGGGCGCCGTTCTGGTACCCGTACCCGTTCCTCGACCCCAACAACTTCGACGACGGATACGGCACCGTCGCCCTGTACGTCGCGGGGATCGCGATCGCGATCAGCCTCTTCGCGACCCTCGTCGTCTGGGTCGGACGCCGCCGCGGGAAGCCGCTTACCACCAATCGGTGA
- a CDS encoding adenylosuccinate synthase: MPGIVIVGVQWGDEGKGKATDLLGERTDWVVKFNGGNNAGHTVVIGDEKYALHLLPSGILSPGVNPVIGNGVVVDLEVLFNELEALHARGLDTSRLRISANAHIITQYHRTLDKVTERFLGKRMIGTTGRGIGPAYADKINRVGIRVQDLFDENILRQKVEGALDQKNHLLVKVFNRRSITCDEIVDDLLSYTERLRPMVADTSLLLNDALDAGEVVVFEGGQATMLDVDHGTYPFVTSSSATAGGAATGSGVGPNRLDRIVGIVKAYTTRVGSGPFPTELFDDDGDYLRSRGFEFGTTTGRPRRVGWYDAPITRYATRINGITDLVLTKLDILSGLAQIPVCVAYDVDGVRFDEVPVNQSDFHHAKPILEYFPGWKQDISTARTFDDLPPEAQDYVLALEKMSGTRISVIGVGPARDAVIVRHDLVD, translated from the coding sequence ATGCCTGGCATCGTGATCGTCGGAGTCCAGTGGGGTGACGAGGGCAAGGGCAAGGCCACCGACCTGCTCGGCGAGCGCACCGACTGGGTCGTCAAGTTCAACGGCGGCAACAACGCGGGGCACACCGTCGTCATCGGCGACGAGAAGTACGCCCTGCACCTGCTGCCGTCCGGCATCCTGTCGCCCGGCGTCAACCCCGTCATCGGCAACGGCGTCGTCGTCGACCTCGAGGTGCTCTTCAACGAGCTCGAGGCGCTGCACGCGCGCGGGCTCGACACGTCGCGCCTGCGCATCAGCGCCAACGCGCACATCATCACGCAGTACCACCGCACCCTCGACAAGGTCACCGAGCGCTTCCTCGGCAAGCGCATGATCGGCACCACCGGTCGCGGCATCGGCCCCGCGTACGCCGACAAGATCAACCGCGTCGGCATCCGCGTGCAGGACCTCTTCGACGAGAACATCCTGCGCCAGAAGGTCGAGGGCGCCCTCGACCAGAAGAACCACCTGCTCGTGAAGGTGTTCAACCGCCGCTCGATCACGTGCGACGAGATCGTCGACGACCTGCTGTCGTACACCGAGCGCCTCCGCCCGATGGTCGCCGACACGTCGCTCCTCCTCAATGACGCGCTCGACGCCGGCGAGGTCGTCGTGTTCGAGGGCGGCCAGGCCACGATGCTCGACGTCGACCACGGCACCTACCCCTTCGTGACGTCGTCGTCGGCGACGGCCGGCGGCGCCGCGACCGGCTCCGGCGTCGGACCCAACCGCCTCGACCGGATCGTCGGCATCGTCAAGGCCTACACGACGCGCGTCGGATCCGGTCCGTTCCCCACCGAGCTCTTCGACGACGACGGCGACTACCTGCGCTCGCGCGGGTTCGAGTTCGGCACGACCACCGGCCGCCCGCGCCGTGTGGGCTGGTACGACGCCCCCATCACCCGCTACGCGACGCGCATCAACGGCATCACCGACCTCGTGCTGACCAAGCTCGACATCCTGTCGGGCCTCGCGCAGATCCCGGTCTGCGTCGCGTACGACGTCGACGGCGTGCGCTTCGACGAAGTGCCGGTCAACCAGTCCGACTTCCACCACGCGAAGCCGATCCTGGAGTACTTCCCCGGGTGGAAGCAGGACATCTCGACGGCCCGCACGTTCGACGATCTGCCTCCCGAAGCGCAGGACTACGTGCTCGCGCTCGAGAAGATGAGCGGCACGCGCATCTCGGTCATCGGCGTGGGTCCCGCGCGCGACGCCGTCATCGTGCGCCACGACCTCGTCGACTGA